A stretch of Macadamia integrifolia cultivar HAES 741 chromosome 7, SCU_Mint_v3, whole genome shotgun sequence DNA encodes these proteins:
- the LOC122084028 gene encoding alkaline/neutral invertase CINV2 — protein MEGTRGMGLRNVDSQCSLSELDDYDLSRLLDRPRLNIERQRSFDERSLSELSIGLNRGSIDNFETMYSPGGRSILDTPVSSARNSFEPHPMVAEAWEALRRSIVLFRGQPVGTIAALDHSEEALNYDQVFLRDFVPSALAFLMNGEPDIVKNFLLKTLHLQGWEKKIDRFKLGEGVLPASFKVLHDATRKTDTIVADFGESAIGRVAPVDSGFWWIILLRAYTKSTGDLSLAETPECQRGMRLILTLCLSEGFDTFPTLLCADGCSMIDRRMGVYGYPIEIQALFFMALRCALTMLKPDNEGKEFIERIVERLHALSFHMRSYFWLDFEQLNNIYRYKTEEYSHTAVNKFNVIPDSIPDWVFDFMPTRGGYFIGNVSPARMDFRWFVLGNCVAILSSLATPEQSMAIMDLIESRWEELVGEMPLKICYPTIENHQWVIVTGCDPKNTRWSYHNGGSWPVLLWLLTAACIKTGRPQIARRAIDLAESRLLKDSWPEYYDGKLGRFIGKQARKFQTWSIAGYLVAKMMLEDPSHLGMISLEEDKQMKPVIKRSASWTC, from the exons ATGGAGGGGACTCGAGGGATGGGCCTCAGGAATGTGGATTCACAGTGTTCTCTGTCGGAGCTTGACGATTATGATCTCTCGCGGCTTCTCGACAGGCCGAGGCTGAACATCGAGAGGCAGAGATCCTTTGACGAGAGGTCTCTGAGCGAGCTCTCAATCGGTCTCAACCGAGGAAGCATTGACAACTTCGAGACCATGTACTCACCTGGAGGACGCTCCATTCTGGACACACCTGTGTCGTCAGCTCGGAACTCTTTCGAGCCTCATCCAATGGTGGCCGAAGCCTGGGAAGCACTCAGACGATCTATAGTGTTATTCAGGGGTCAACCGGTGGGAACGATCGCGGCTCTTGATCACTCAGAGGAAGCTCTGAACTATGATCAG GTGTTCCTGAGAGACTTTGTGCCAAGTGCTCTGGCTTTTCTAATGAATGGTGAGCCTGATATAGTTAAGAATTTTCTGTTGAAGACTCTGCATCTTCAAGGTTGGGAGAAGAAAATAGACCGTTTCAAGCTCGGGGAAGGTGTATTGCCGGCTAGTTTCAAAGTGCTTCATGATGCTACCAGGAAAACGGATACCATAGTTGCAGATTTTGGTGAGAGTGCGATTGGAAGAGTTGCTCCTGTTGACTCTGGGTTCTGGTGGATTATTTTGCTTCGTGCCTACACGAAGTCGACTGGGGATTTATCTCTGGCAGAAACACCTGAGTGCCAAAGGGGAATGAGGCTTATTCTGACTTTGTGTCTGTCAGAGGGATTTGACACTTTTCCTACCCTGCTTTGTGCGGATGGGTGTTCTATGATTGATAGAAGAATG GGAGTTTATGGTTATCCTATTGAAATTCAAGCGCTCTTCTTTATGGCATTGAGGTGTGCTTTAACGATGCTGAAACCAGATAATGAAGGAAAAGAGTTTATAGAGAGAATCGTGGAACGTTTGCATGCTTTGAGTTTTCACATGCGGAGTTACTTCTGGCTTGACTTCGAGCAACTTAACAACATATATCGTTATAAAACAGAGGAATATTCTCATACAGCAGTGAACAAGTTTAATGTTATTCCTGATTCTATCCCAGATTGGGTTTTTGATTTTATGCCAACCCGTGGTGGATACTTTATTGGAAATGTCAGTCCAGCAAGGATGGATTTTCGATGGTTTGTTTTAGGTAATTGTGTTGCTATTCTTTCCTCCCTTGCGACTCCTGAGCAATCCATGGCTATTATGGATCTTATCGAATCACGTTGGGAGGAGCTTGTGGGAGAAATGCCCTTAAAGATATGCTATCCTACAATTGAAAACCATCAATGGGTAATCGTAACTGGCTGCGATCCCAAGAATACCAGATGGAGTTACCACAATGGTGGTTCGTGGCCAG TGCTTTTGTGGCTTCTGACGGCTGCTTGCATCAAGACTGGACGACCGCAAATCGCAAGACGGGCAATTGATCTTGCTGAGAGCCGGTTGTTGAAAGATAGCTGGCCAGAGTATTACGATGGTAAGCTTGGGAGATTCATTGGTAAGCAAGCAAGGAAGTTTCAGACATGGTCAATTGCTGGATATTTGGTTGCAAAGATGATGCTGGAAGACCCTTCACATTTGGGGATGATTTCACTGGAGGAGGATAAGCAGATGAAGCCCGTAATCAAGAGATCTGCATCTTGGACTTGCTGA
- the LOC122084029 gene encoding ankyrin repeat-containing protein BDA1-like: protein MIRRLYEASVSGNLSSLIEIIEEDQLILDRVMVTDQFNETPLHIAAMLGHVEFAREILSRKPDLATELDSESSSPLHLASAKGNLEMVKELLKINPDVCRLTDQDGRTPLHCAAIKGRIDVMKELIQTRREVIHERVDRGESILHLCVKHNRLEALKLLLEPASTDQEKQLLNCKDDNGNTALHLAVAKKQTKAIELLLDKNGVEVNALNGSGLTALDILAQSPREMKDMDIGESLRAVGALRARDIIIVSAVNENDHSEAAISGRGKIVFSSSHTRTSSSQIKSPDKNKDNWLEEKKNSLMIVSTVIATMAFQAILSPPGGVWQDSGQHLDPIKPHHYLNHTVGTSVMADDSPFWYLMFLICCTLSFVGSLSITLFLISGLPLRRRFFMWILMVSMWVIITSLVLAHVVSISQLTPKPNGVWFSLIVLPEQLVARNFQFNLIIEIMAASVTVWLGLVGLVLLLHIVRLPFLCVKKCWKPTRPVKKHPQMMNNDQSQSNV from the exons atgATAAGAAGACTTTATGAAGCTTCAGTGAGTGGAAATCTCTCATCTTTAATTGAAATCATAGAGGAAGACCAGCTCATTCTCGATAGAGTTATGGTCACTGATCAGTTCAATGAAACTCCACTCCACATAGCTGCGATGCTAGGCCACGTTGAGTTTGCAAGAGAGATTTTGAGCCGCAAACCAGACCTTGCAACTGAGTTAGACTCAGAAAGTTCCTCACCTCTTCACTTGGCTTCAGCAAAAGGGAACCTTGAAATGGTGAAAGAGCTGTTGAAGATCAACCCAGATGTTTGTCGTCTAACTGACCAAGATGGGAGAACCCCTCTTCATTGTGCAGCGATCAAAGGACGGATTGATGTCATGAAAGAGTTGATTCAAACACGACGTGAAGTCATTCATGAAAGAGTTGATAGAGGAGAAAGCATTCTACACTTGTGTGTGAAACACAACCGTTTGGAGGCACTTAAACTATTATTGGAACCAGCAAGCACCGACCAAGAAAAGCAGCTCCTCAATTGTAAAGATGATAATGGCAACACTGCTTTACATCTTGCTGTAGCTAAGAAACAGACTAAG GCCATCGAGTTATTGCTGGATAAAAATGGAGTAGAGGTAAATGCACTGAATGGGAGTGGTCTTACAGCTTTGGATATCTTAGCACAATCTCCACGAGAAATGAAAGACATGGACATTGGAGAGTCCTTAAGGGCTGTTGGGGCATTAAGAGCTAGGGATATTATTATAGTATCAGCAGTAAATGAAAATGACCATTCTGAGGCAGCCATATCAGGAAGGGGTAAAATAGTTTTCTCCTCCTCACACACCCGGACTAGTAGTAGCCAAATAAAATCCCCTGACAAAAACAAAGACAATTGgttagaggagaagaagaattcaTTAATGATAGTGTCAACAGTAATTGCTACCATGGCTTTCCAAGCAATACTGAGTCCTCCAGGTGGGGTTTGGCAAGATTCTGGCCAGCATCTTGATCCTATTAAACCCCATCATTATCTTAACCACACGGTTGGTACTTCAGTAATGGCAGATGATAGCCCTTTTTGGTACCTTATGTTCCTGATATGCTGCACACTTTCTTTTGTTGGGTCTTTGAGTATAACTCTTTTTCTCATAAGTGGATTACCATTGAGGCGAAGGTTTTTTATGTGGATATTGATGGTAAGTATGTGGGTCATAATCACATCATTGGTATTGGCTCACGTTGTGTCAATATCTCAACTGACACCAAAACCAAATGGTGTTTGGTTTAGTTTGATTGTTTTACCTGAACAGCTCGTCGCACGAAATTTTCAGTTTAATTTGATTATAGAAATAATGGCGGCTTCAGTCACTGTTTGGTTGGGGTTGGTGGGCCTTGTTCTCTTACTTCACATTGTTCGCTTGCCCTTCTTATGTGTGAAGAAATGTTGGAAACCAACACGACCAGTTAAGAAGCATCCTCAGATGATGAATAATGATCAGAGTCAATCCAATGTTTGA